A window of Symphalangus syndactylus isolate Jambi chromosome X, NHGRI_mSymSyn1-v2.1_pri, whole genome shotgun sequence genomic DNA:
tgaaAGATTCACGTAACACTCTGAAAATGACAAAATTCTATAGGTGGAGAATAGTGGTGACTAGGGGTTACGAACTTGAGAGGAAGGTTGGCGGTGGCTATTAAAGGACAACATGAGAGATCTTTTGTGTTGATGAAACTCTTCTGTATTCTTATTATGGTCGTTGTCCCTTGAATCTAGGCAtatgataaaaatgaatataactaaACACACACCGATGAGCACatgtaaaactggtgaaatctgaatagaTGGAGCGTATTAATGTCAGTTTTCTGGTTGTGATATTGCACTATGCATTTGCAAGGTCTTAtcatgtgaggaaactgagtaaAAGATACACTGGTATCTCTTCATATTACTTCTTACAGTGGCATGCTAACAGATATATTAAAAGgcattcaacatcattaatcataagAGAAACGCCCATTAAAACCACTATATCACTTCATGCTTGTTAAAATGGCTGTTTTCAAAAGGacaataaataacaaatgttgatgagggtgtggagaaaaaaagaaccctagtacactgttggtggaaacgTAGATTGGTATAACCATAATGTAAAACAATATGGAGGtatctaaaaaaataagtaactcccatatggcccagcaatccttcttctgggtatatacccaaatgagaTGAAATCACAGCCTCATATAGATATATGCACTTTCATGTTCATTGTGGCATTATtcccaatagccaagatatggaaacagcttaaatgcccatcaatggataaatggattttaaaatttgatgtgtgtgtgtgtgtgtgtctgtgtgtttgtagTTATACAGAACtaagtattattcagccttaaagtaAAGAGGTCTTGGCATTTgccataacatggatgaacctggaggacatcacAATAAGTTAGTTAAtccagacagaaagaaaaagattcgATGATCTTATATGTGGACTATATAAATAAGGGGCTCAAGTAGACAGAGGTAGAGAATGAAACATTGGAGGTGGGAGAAGAAATGGGGAGAAGTaagtcaaaggacacaaaatagCAGATATGTAGGATGAAAAAGtatagagatctaatgtacagggGGACTAAACCTGATGAAATTGTGTCatgaatttttgttaaataagtagattttagctgctatTGTCATACACTTAAAAACTAAGAAGAGAGATATGCTAATCTGCTTCAccatagtaaccattttactttATGTATCCTATAATatcatgttgtaaacctcaaatatacacaatttttaaaaaataaaaaataaaaaatccatcaCACTTCTATATACTAACATTGAACatgtggaaataaaaattaaacacataatACTATTTACAGTCACTcgaaagaaaatgtaatactaggtataaattaaacaaaacatgGACCAGAAGGTGGttacaaatattaaatatcaaaatatctttctaaaatttacaaaatacaaaaaggtaCCTGATATATCCATTTACAAGGGAAGAACAGATTTTATATACATAGCTGCATCTTAAAAACAGGCCTGAGTGAAACATTAAATATTGACAATGCATacataaattgaaaacaaatgtcCACAAGCAGTAAGAAATGTTTATTAACACTCATACAGAGAAAAGGATACACATCAAATGCATTACAGTGATTGCCAGtgtagacaagagaaataaaactgggtcatggaaataaaggagactgaatgagtaaataaacagGAGAGGGTCTTGGAAATTAACACAAAGAATGTAACTCAGCCCTCTAAACTTGATGCCAAAACCactctattgtattcctttcaataaaaacagtattttttttcaagGGAAGAATTCTTAATCATTGACATTCTATAGAAATGCAGGTGTATGGAAGTGGCAATAAAAATAccaacttttgtttgtttcattgtaTTCAAATTCTCTGTAGACTATGCTTTCATTGATTGCCTGCAGTAGACAATGGCCACTCCCAGTGCCCCACACTTGGTAGGCTACTGCTCCACCTAGAGTTTCTTAACAAGGAAATGCCCTAGTATTGGGACTGTGGCCTCCAAGCACCATTAATTTAGTGTGTGTGACATGACGTCTTACTTTATGTAGGGTGAGGTTTTTGATCCGTTTGAGGGGCTTCAGTTGCTCATAGCATTGGGTGAGTCATAACCCATGCCACTATGATGTATGTGGCTTGGAGGTGGTGATTTTGATGTCTTCATTTTGGAAAGAGTGTTACTGTCACCTAAATACAATCcagatcattttattttgttttattttattattttattttattttattttattttattttattttattttatttttgttattttggaaacggagccttgctctatcccccaggctggagtgcagtggcgtgatctcggctcactgcaacttccacctcctgggttcaagcaattctcctgccttggccttcaagtacctgagattacaggtgcctgacaccatgcctggctaatttttatatatttttttagtagagacaggggttcaccatgttggccaggctggtctcaaactcctgacctcaggtgactgccagtctcagcctcccaaagtgctgggattataggcatgagccaccgcacccagccaatacaGATCTTTTTGTATGCCCTTCTACACAATCACGTGCTCCAAAAAACACCAagtccttttcttcctctcctgtaagacaaaattttaagaagaaaatttgtctGAGGAATCAGTCCTCCCCCAGTCCTTATTTACAATGTCTGGCTAACTGTCAACCTGTGAGTCTGTCTCCCAACCTACAGGACCTCATATCTCTCCCTTCTCAAAtgccttcctcttcccttccctacccccccccacccccaccatcagACAACAGGCAGATACACACAGTCATCAGCTCCTTAAACTTGATTTTATTATAATCATCACCATCAGTGGTGATGATTTGTCCAGTTTGGTTTCTCCATGTGTGACTAATCCTCCCCACTGTCCTGTGAAGATCCTTCATATAAGCCTAGGTCTTCGTCCTCCTGTGAGGATCCCTCAGATGAGTCTGGGTCTTTGTCCTCCTTTAAAGGTCCTTTAGATGAGTctaggtcttcatcctcatttgAAGATCCTTCATATAAGTCTAGGCCTTCGTCTTCCTCCTTTTGGATTGGATTGATGGAGTTCTCTTGGGACTGGTCATTTTCCAGttgatttgaatttattttcttaccctTCCTGCGGTAATACACAAATATTATTGGATATTCTGATGTTTTTGTCTGTTTCAAGCTCTGTTCGGGGGCTAAGACTCTGTTTGGTACCGCTTGCATCTGGTAAGAAAATAGGGAGAGGCCAGAAAGACATTATTTTGGGTGAATAGGATAGAGACTAGATAGCAAGGGGGGCTTTATGAGAAGGAATGCAGTTTGAGGAAGGGGTTTGTGCCAGAGAAGAACAAGGTGAAATCACAGGGTAGGGATCTatggggaagaagaagaggagcatGGATAGAGTCACCTGTTAGTCCAAACTGCAGGATTTTGTAAGTTTTTGCTATGTTGCAGACCTTGGTCAAAGTGAAACATTCCATGGAGGTTCAGGCCATGAGAAACATCCTGCCTAACCACCTCTCCACAAGGTGGACAAAGGCTCAACTAAAGAAATATCCCTATCATAAGTCCTGTTCCCCTTATTCTCTCGTCTTCTCCAGCCCTGGGCTAACCTCCAGATATTGATTAAACTCTCcatcttatttttccttccttcccc
This region includes:
- the LOC129476032 gene encoding sperm protein associated with the nucleus on the X chromosome N3 isoform X2 → MEQPTSSTNGEKTKSPCKSNNENDEMQAVPNRVLAPEQSLKQTKTSEYPIIFVYYRRKGKKINSNQLENDQSQENSINPIQKEEDEGLDLYEGSSNEDEDLDSSEGSSQDSGED
- the LOC129476032 gene encoding sperm protein associated with the nucleus on the X chromosome N3 isoform X1 is translated as MEQPTSSTNGEKTKSPCKSNNENDEMQAVPNRVLAPEQSLKQTKTSEYPIIFVYYRRKGKKINSNQLENDQSQENSINPIQKEEDEGLDLYEGSSNEDEDLDSSKGPLKEDKDPDSSEGSSQEDEDLGLYEGSSQDSGED